The following are encoded in a window of Chitinophagaceae bacterium genomic DNA:
- the rpsA gene encoding 30S ribosomal protein S1: MSFNIIKQLNADAQEGSVGEATETAAKTNLPVETLATAHDDFDWSVDKRNVTSYTADEKAKYDNVYDNTFKQINDGEMIMATIESLTKTDAVVNIGFKSDGLISLNEFRDIPGGIKVGDVVEVMVVEKEDRDGNLNLSRKSARTTRAWERIVEVHKTGEIVTGLVTSKTKGGLIVDVFGMETFLPGSQIDVKPVTDYDQFVGKTMEFKVVKINEAIKNAVVSHKALIESDIEAQRAEIMGKLEKGQVLEGTIKNITDFGAFLDLGGLDGLLYITDISWGRINHPSEVLKMDQKLNVVVLDFDDDKKRISLGLKQLTPHPWDTLTENLKEGEIVKGKVVNIEDYGAFLEIMPGVEGLVHVSEITWANTPINAKEFFKLGDEYEAKVVTLDKETRKMSLSIKQMTQDPWSNIEVSFPEGSKHTGVVKNITPYGVFVELTTGIGGMIHISDLSWLKRFNNPNEYTKVGNQIEVVIMNIDKDNRKLQLGHKQIEEDPWNTLESTFPVGSIHEGTVIRKDDKGAIVQLPYGLEGFAPARHLMKEDGKTIVADEIAKFMVIEFDRNDKRIVLSHTRLWEQVIEEEKQAVMKEKKAEAEVTKKAVKTLQSKVEKSTLGDLGVLADLKAKMDSDAASAASSEEAPKAE, from the coding sequence ATGTCATTCAATATTATTAAACAATTAAACGCAGATGCACAGGAAGGTTCTGTTGGTGAAGCCACAGAAACTGCTGCGAAAACAAATTTGCCTGTAGAAACTCTTGCCACGGCCCACGATGATTTTGACTGGAGCGTTGACAAAAGAAATGTGACCAGCTATACTGCCGATGAAAAAGCAAAGTATGACAATGTTTACGACAACACATTCAAACAGATCAATGATGGCGAAATGATCATGGCTACCATTGAATCCCTGACCAAAACGGATGCGGTTGTTAACATCGGATTTAAAAGCGATGGTCTTATCTCTCTGAACGAGTTCAGGGATATTCCCGGCGGTATCAAAGTAGGCGATGTAGTGGAAGTGATGGTTGTGGAAAAAGAAGACAGGGATGGTAATCTTAATTTAAGCCGTAAGTCGGCCCGTACCACCCGTGCCTGGGAGAGGATCGTGGAAGTGCATAAGACAGGTGAAATTGTTACCGGCCTGGTTACCAGCAAAACAAAAGGTGGTCTGATCGTGGATGTATTTGGCATGGAAACCTTCCTGCCGGGTTCCCAGATCGACGTTAAACCGGTTACGGATTATGACCAGTTTGTTGGCAAAACAATGGAATTTAAAGTGGTGAAGATCAATGAAGCCATTAAGAATGCGGTAGTATCTCACAAAGCACTTATTGAAAGTGATATTGAAGCTCAACGGGCAGAGATCATGGGTAAACTGGAAAAAGGCCAGGTATTGGAAGGAACGATCAAAAACATTACAGACTTTGGTGCATTCCTTGACCTGGGCGGATTAGACGGTTTACTGTACATCACCGATATTTCATGGGGACGTATCAACCACCCAAGCGAAGTACTGAAGATGGACCAGAAGCTGAACGTGGTGGTACTGGATTTTGATGATGATAAAAAACGTATCAGCCTTGGCCTGAAACAATTGACCCCGCATCCGTGGGATACCCTTACAGAAAACCTGAAAGAAGGTGAGATCGTGAAAGGTAAAGTAGTAAACATTGAAGACTACGGTGCATTCCTTGAGATCATGCCGGGCGTTGAAGGACTGGTTCACGTAAGTGAGATCACCTGGGCCAACACCCCGATCAACGCAAAGGAATTCTTTAAGCTGGGCGATGAATACGAAGCCAAAGTTGTTACCCTTGATAAGGAAACCCGGAAGATGAGCCTTTCCATCAAACAAATGACACAGGATCCCTGGAGCAATATTGAAGTTTCTTTCCCGGAAGGAAGCAAACATACAGGTGTTGTTAAGAATATTACCCCCTACGGCGTATTCGTTGAATTAACCACCGGCATTGGCGGTATGATCCACATCAGCGACCTGAGCTGGCTGAAACGTTTCAACAATCCCAACGAGTACACAAAAGTGGGCAACCAGATAGAAGTGGTGATCATGAACATTGATAAAGATAACCGCAAACTGCAGCTGGGCCACAAGCAGATCGAAGAAGACCCCTGGAATACCCTGGAGTCAACTTTCCCGGTAGGAAGTATCCATGAGGGTACGGTTATCCGGAAAGACGATAAAGGCGCCATTGTTCAATTGCCTTACGGACTGGAAGGTTTTGCCCCTGCCCGCCACCTGATGAAGGAAGACGGTAAGACCATTGTTGCCGATGAAATTGCAAAATTCATGGTCATTGAATTTGACCGCAACGACAAGCGCATCGTTTTAAGCCACACCCGTTTGTGGGAACAGGTAATTGAAGAAGAAAAACAGGCGGTGATGAAAGAAAAGAAAGCGGAAGCCGAGGTAACAAAGAAAGCGGTTAAGACCCTGCAAAGCAAAGTGGAGAAATCAACTTTAGGCGACCTGGGTGTTTTAGCTGATCTTAAAGCCAAAATGGACAGTGATGCAGCCAGCGCTGCTTCCTCTGAAGAAGCCCCAAAAGCCGAATAA
- a CDS encoding OmpA family protein produces MKQKLFYALVSLLMPFMAFCQNGNVQNANIPKDAPVDVKMTDFRNNILPHEIVIFRSFANGREYQGLTDSTGRFSVRLPAGDKYELFILGFKDSTSYNVLDIPALTGNAYYKNPFKIDIQFLPAKSFVLEDCNFETGKADLLPEAFPVLDELVSYLVRKEDERIEIQGHTDNVGTAKSNQVLSEARANTVRNYLIAKGIDPNRLTAKGYGFTVPVADNKTAEGRAQNRRTEVKILE; encoded by the coding sequence ATGAAGCAAAAATTATTTTACGCTCTGGTATCATTACTGATGCCGTTCATGGCTTTTTGCCAGAACGGAAATGTTCAAAATGCCAACATACCCAAAGATGCCCCGGTAGATGTGAAGATGACGGACTTCAGGAATAACATCCTTCCCCACGAGATCGTTATTTTCAGAAGTTTTGCGAACGGAAGGGAATACCAGGGATTAACGGATTCAACCGGGAGATTCTCTGTGCGGCTTCCGGCAGGAGATAAGTACGAGCTGTTCATTCTCGGGTTCAAAGACTCTACCAGTTATAATGTGCTGGATATTCCAGCCTTAACAGGAAATGCCTATTATAAGAATCCTTTTAAAATAGATATCCAGTTCCTGCCGGCAAAGAGCTTTGTGCTGGAGGATTGTAATTTTGAGACCGGCAAAGCCGATCTTTTACCTGAAGCATTTCCGGTGCTGGATGAACTGGTTTCGTACCTGGTGAGAAAAGAAGATGAGCGGATCGAGATACAGGGCCACACCGACAATGTAGGCACGGCAAAAAGTAACCAGGTATTGTCTGAAGCAAGGGCCAACACGGTGCGAAACTATCTTATCGCCAAAGGGATCGATCCAAACAGGTTAACGGCCAAAGGATATGGTTTTACTGTGCCTGTAGCCGATAACAAAACAGCCGAAGGCCGGGCGCAGAACCGGAGAACAGAAGTCAAGATACTGGAATAA
- the tgt gene encoding tRNA guanosine(34) transglycosylase Tgt, producing MAALQFDLQHTDAQTRARVGRITTDHGEISTPVFMPVGTVGSVKAVTQQQLHTDVKAQIILGNTYHLYLRPGLETLEAAGGLHKFNGWNKPILTDSGGYQVFSLANNRKLNEEGALFQSHIDGSKHLFTPERVVDIQRVIGGDIIMAFDECPPYPSDYAYAKKSMELTHRWLDRCINRFSETPDKYGYTQNLFPIVQGSTYKDLRSASAEFVASKNATGNAIGGLSVGEPVEMMYEFTELCCDMLPAQKPRYLMGVGTPWNILESIALGVDMFDCVMPTRNGRNAMLFTSNGVINIDNKKWERDFSVLDDGIDCEVSNFYSKAYLRHLIKAKEILGLTIASVHNLAFYCWLVHEARKHILSGDFSAWKSEMVLRLQQRL from the coding sequence ATGGCGGCACTACAATTTGATCTGCAACATACCGATGCTCAAACCAGGGCAAGAGTGGGAAGAATAACAACCGATCATGGTGAGATATCAACTCCCGTTTTTATGCCGGTGGGAACGGTGGGCAGTGTGAAGGCTGTTACGCAGCAACAGTTGCATACGGATGTGAAAGCACAGATAATCCTGGGAAATACCTATCATCTTTACCTGCGCCCGGGGCTGGAGACCCTGGAAGCCGCCGGGGGTCTTCATAAATTCAATGGATGGAATAAACCCATACTTACCGACAGCGGCGGATACCAGGTCTTTTCATTGGCGAACAACCGCAAACTTAATGAAGAAGGGGCCCTGTTTCAGAGCCATATCGATGGAAGCAAACACCTGTTTACCCCCGAGCGTGTAGTGGATATACAACGGGTGATCGGCGGTGACATCATCATGGCCTTTGATGAATGCCCGCCCTATCCCAGCGATTATGCGTATGCAAAAAAAAGCATGGAGCTTACACACCGCTGGCTGGACAGGTGTATCAACCGATTCAGCGAAACACCCGATAAATATGGATACACACAAAACCTGTTTCCGATCGTACAGGGAAGTACGTATAAAGACCTGCGCAGCGCATCGGCAGAATTTGTTGCTTCAAAGAATGCAACCGGTAATGCCATCGGTGGATTGAGCGTGGGGGAGCCTGTGGAAATGATGTATGAGTTCACGGAGCTATGCTGCGATATGCTTCCGGCACAAAAACCCCGTTACCTGATGGGCGTAGGAACACCCTGGAATATCCTGGAATCCATTGCGCTGGGGGTGGATATGTTTGACTGTGTGATGCCCACCCGTAATGGCCGCAATGCGATGCTGTTCACCAGCAACGGGGTGATCAATATCGATAATAAAAAATGGGAAAGGGATTTTTCTGTGCTTGACGACGGCATTGATTGTGAAGTAAGTAATTTTTACAGCAAAGCGTACCTGCGTCACTTGATAAAGGCGAAGGAGATACTGGGGCTTACCATTGCCAGTGTACATAACCTGGCCTTTTACTGCTGGCTCGTGCATGAGGCAAGAAAGCATATCCTTTCGGGTGATTTTTCCGCCTGGAAGAGCGAAATGGTTCTAAGGCTGCAGCAGCGGCTTTAA
- a CDS encoding glycosyltransferase, with amino-acid sequence MNFTPYWQTLFYVFCFITLVQVFYYLYFFLRLAMYKPKPKTISQTHPVSVIVCARDEAANLVKNLPGVLIQQYRTTHEVIVVDDNSFDDTKYLLEEFQKSYKQLHAVQLKQEAKFIPGKKFPLSVGIKTAKYEIVLLTDADCVPASEFWIEKMQETYGADTEIVLGYGAFHKRKGLLNKLIRWETFHTALQYLSYALAGTPYMGVGRNLSYKKSVFFRNKGFTSHNHIPSGDDDLFINKSATRYNTRINIDKDAFTLSSPAKTWGQWIKQKNRHYSTGKYYKTSHKFLLGLYSITHFLFYPLLVLGLIFYNWQYALIVFGVRFLIQAIVLYPGMKKLNEKDLYPWFLFIDIWMFFYYLIFVPSIFKKPKKQWK; translated from the coding sequence ATGAATTTTACCCCATACTGGCAAACACTGTTTTATGTTTTTTGTTTCATCACCCTGGTCCAGGTTTTCTACTACCTGTACTTTTTCCTCCGGCTGGCAATGTATAAACCTAAACCTAAGACCATTTCCCAAACCCACCCGGTATCGGTAATTGTTTGTGCACGGGATGAAGCAGCAAATTTAGTGAAAAATCTACCGGGGGTGCTTATCCAGCAATACCGCACTACGCATGAAGTGATCGTGGTAGACGACAATTCCTTTGATGACACCAAATACCTGCTGGAAGAATTTCAGAAGAGCTATAAACAACTCCATGCCGTGCAGCTAAAGCAGGAGGCCAAATTCATTCCAGGTAAAAAATTTCCGCTGAGCGTAGGTATAAAAACAGCCAAATACGAAATTGTGCTGCTTACAGACGCCGATTGTGTTCCTGCCAGCGAATTCTGGATCGAAAAAATGCAGGAGACCTATGGTGCCGATACGGAGATCGTGCTCGGATACGGTGCTTTTCATAAAAGAAAAGGACTTCTGAACAAGCTGATCCGGTGGGAGACCTTTCATACAGCCCTGCAATATCTTTCCTACGCACTGGCCGGAACGCCGTACATGGGTGTTGGACGTAACCTGAGTTATAAAAAATCGGTCTTCTTCCGTAATAAAGGGTTCACATCTCACAACCATATACCCAGCGGGGATGATGATCTTTTCATTAATAAATCCGCTACCAGGTACAATACCCGGATCAATATTGATAAAGATGCATTCACCTTAAGTTCCCCGGCAAAAACCTGGGGGCAATGGATAAAGCAGAAGAACCGGCATTACAGTACCGGTAAATATTACAAGACATCACATAAGTTTTTGCTGGGCCTTTATTCCATTACCCATTTTCTTTTTTATCCCCTGCTGGTGCTCGGTCTTATATTTTACAACTGGCAATATGCATTGATCGTTTTCGGTGTGCGGTTTCTTATACAGGCAATTGTCTTATACCCCGGCATGAAAAAACTGAATGAAAAAGACCTTTACCCCTGGTTCTTATTTATTGATATCTGGATGTTCTTTTACTATCTCATCTTTGTGCCATCCATTTTTAAAAAACCAAAAAAACAATGGAAATAA
- the rsmG gene encoding 16S rRNA (guanine(527)-N(7))-methyltransferase RsmG, whose translation MEIITRYFSDFSEEQLKQLGALKDLYQDWNARINVISRKDMDNFYEHHVLHSLAIATTFRFTKNMEVMDLGCGGGFPGIPLAIFFPETDFHLVDSINKKLNVVTEISQAIGLKNITTQHSRAEDIRGRKFDAVVSRAVAPLKDLWAWSKPLIRKNTGQKETDVPNGLVCLKGGDLAREIFESGCKPMVWEIEKLFSEEFFREKYMLYVPLK comes from the coding sequence ATGGAAATAATAACCCGTTATTTTTCTGACTTTTCGGAAGAACAGTTAAAACAACTGGGTGCATTAAAAGATCTTTACCAGGACTGGAATGCCAGGATAAATGTCATCTCCCGGAAAGACATGGACAATTTTTACGAACACCATGTGCTGCATTCGCTTGCTATTGCCACCACATTCCGGTTTACAAAAAACATGGAAGTGATGGACCTTGGATGCGGTGGCGGGTTCCCCGGTATCCCGCTTGCCATTTTTTTCCCGGAAACGGATTTTCACCTGGTTGACAGCATCAATAAAAAACTGAACGTGGTAACGGAGATTTCACAGGCCATCGGGCTTAAGAACATTACCACACAACACAGCCGTGCCGAAGATATCAGGGGCAGGAAGTTTGATGCCGTTGTTTCCCGTGCTGTGGCCCCTCTTAAAGACCTTTGGGCCTGGAGCAAGCCCCTTATCCGTAAGAACACGGGGCAAAAAGAAACGGATGTACCCAATGGCCTGGTATGCCTGAAGGGTGGCGACCTGGCCCGGGAGATCTTTGAAAGTGGTTGTAAACCAATGGTTTGGGAAATAGAAAAGTTATTTTCCGAAGAATTCTTTAGAGAAAAGTATATGTTATACGTGCCGTTGAAGTAA
- a CDS encoding response regulator transcription factor, whose translation MNRSVAIVEDNSDIRLALEQIIEGSAEYTLAGSCVNGEEALVKLPILNPKVVLMDIGLGGISGIEVVRELKASHPEILFMMCTIYDEDEKIFEALSAGASGYILKKTSPSKLLEGITELIEGGAPMSSQIARKVVAAFQSKPAVVTSATAIGSALDVLSKRENEILEMLSTGLLYKEISDKLSISSETVRKHVYHIYEKLHVSNRIEAVNKYFGR comes from the coding sequence ATGAACAGATCGGTAGCAATAGTAGAAGACAACAGCGACATACGGCTTGCCCTGGAGCAGATCATTGAGGGTTCGGCTGAATATACACTGGCCGGGTCCTGTGTAAACGGGGAAGAAGCCCTTGTAAAACTACCCATCTTAAATCCAAAGGTTGTTTTGATGGATATAGGACTGGGTGGCATAAGTGGCATTGAGGTGGTGAGGGAATTAAAAGCATCACATCCGGAAATACTTTTCATGATGTGTACCATTTACGATGAGGATGAAAAGATATTTGAAGCGCTGAGCGCCGGTGCAAGCGGGTACATCTTAAAAAAGACATCTCCTTCAAAATTACTGGAAGGAATTACAGAACTGATCGAAGGCGGGGCGCCCATGAGCAGCCAGATAGCCAGGAAGGTCGTAGCCGCTTTTCAAAGCAAGCCGGCGGTTGTTACTTCCGCTACGGCAATTGGATCTGCACTGGATGTATTATCAAAAAGAGAGAACGAGATACTGGAAATGCTTTCCACCGGGTTATTGTATAAAGAGATCTCTGATAAACTTAGCATCAGTTCTGAAACGGTCCGCAAGCATGTGTATCACATTTACGAGAAACTGCACGTAAGCAACCGCATTGAAGCGGTGAATAAATATTTTGGGCGCTGA
- a CDS encoding GNAT family N-acetyltransferase, producing the protein MEIKIRKLVIEDAVVLSAMAKQTFYDTFTGTCTEADMQGFLEQYFNENKLADEVSTPGNHYFFAEADGIPVGYLQFMEDYSGFPLMKKWKALELKRIYVIREFHGKGIARELMEFTLNYALENRYEVVWLGVWEHNLRAQKFYQKYGFENSGHTHYFPIGDTPQTDNWFWKFL; encoded by the coding sequence ATGGAAATAAAGATCAGGAAATTGGTTATTGAGGATGCCGTTGTATTATCAGCGATGGCAAAACAAACCTTTTACGACACATTTACGGGCACATGTACCGAAGCGGATATGCAGGGTTTTCTTGAACAGTATTTCAATGAGAACAAACTGGCCGATGAGGTAAGCACCCCGGGGAACCATTATTTTTTTGCGGAAGCAGATGGAATACCGGTTGGCTATCTCCAGTTCATGGAAGATTACAGCGGGTTTCCGTTAATGAAAAAATGGAAGGCGCTGGAATTGAAACGGATTTATGTGATCCGGGAGTTTCACGGGAAAGGCATTGCCCGGGAATTAATGGAATTCACATTGAATTATGCTCTGGAAAACCGCTACGAGGTTGTATGGCTTGGGGTTTGGGAACATAACCTGCGGGCCCAGAAATTTTATCAGAAATACGGGTTTGAGAATTCCGGCCATACGCACTATTTCCCGATCGGCGATACCCCCCAAACGGATAACTGGTTCTGGAAGTTCTTATAA
- a CDS encoding M1 family metallopeptidase, with amino-acid sequence MNIDMDVNTNRFRGKQRLEYTNNSPDVLKKVFYHLYFNAFQPGSSMDIRSQELGKVMVGGRPDWDGRVRDRISKLKEEEIGYQKVVSLKMNGVAQPFRYHETILEVNLTKPIAAKGKVIFEMEFEAQVPLQIRRSGRDNPTTGVRYSMSQWYPKMCEYDYEGWHPTPYIAREFYGVWGDFDVTINIDKNYKLGGTGVLVNANEIGWGYDTPGSELKPTAKEKRTWHFIGTNIHDFVWAADPDYKHLARKIPDGPTLHVLYNYKADNAKNDSAWEKVLSAAVTALPFIESNFGKYPYPQYSFIQGGDGGMEYPMATLLIGPGLGTVFHEWLHSWYQMMLGTNESLYAWMDEGFTSYAEDLVTKFYNKKSSLQGFREALQRNPNNKNLKDLVDISPEDHGSAYAGYFSLAKSGFEEPMTTHSDHYNSNYGYGVAAYSKGEVFMEQLGYIVGADVRNRILLEYYKQWRFKHPNSNDLIRVAEQVSGIQLDWYKEYWVNTTKTIDYKIDSLWEESGVSRIRLRRVGQMPMPIDLQLTFKDGSTEMVYVPLNLMFGVKPNENGSQKREIADEWRWTHPTYIVEMKKRLMDIKAVEIDPSKRMADVDRKNNLLELNW; translated from the coding sequence ATGAATATTGACATGGATGTAAATACCAACCGGTTCAGGGGAAAACAGAGGTTGGAATACACAAATAATTCCCCGGATGTTTTAAAAAAAGTGTTTTATCACCTTTACTTCAATGCCTTTCAGCCGGGTAGCAGCATGGATATAAGAAGCCAGGAACTGGGAAAGGTTATGGTGGGTGGCCGGCCCGACTGGGATGGGAGGGTAAGGGACAGGATATCAAAACTGAAAGAAGAGGAGATCGGTTACCAGAAGGTCGTTTCACTGAAGATGAATGGTGTTGCCCAGCCTTTCAGGTACCATGAGACCATACTTGAAGTGAACCTTACAAAACCGATCGCTGCAAAGGGTAAAGTGATCTTTGAAATGGAGTTTGAGGCTCAGGTCCCTTTGCAGATACGCCGGAGCGGAAGGGATAACCCGACCACAGGTGTCCGTTACAGCATGAGCCAGTGGTATCCAAAAATGTGTGAGTATGATTATGAAGGCTGGCACCCCACACCTTATATCGCAAGAGAATTTTATGGCGTTTGGGGCGACTTTGATGTAACCATCAACATTGATAAAAACTACAAGTTGGGCGGCACGGGAGTGTTGGTAAATGCAAATGAAATTGGCTGGGGGTATGATACACCCGGCTCTGAATTAAAGCCAACGGCAAAGGAGAAAAGGACCTGGCATTTTATAGGTACGAATATCCATGATTTTGTTTGGGCAGCAGATCCCGATTATAAACACCTGGCCCGGAAAATACCTGATGGTCCCACCCTGCACGTGCTTTACAATTACAAAGCCGATAATGCCAAAAACGATTCAGCCTGGGAAAAAGTGCTGTCGGCCGCAGTAACGGCATTGCCGTTCATTGAATCTAATTTTGGGAAGTATCCGTATCCACAGTATTCTTTTATCCAGGGTGGTGACGGCGGAATGGAATATCCCATGGCGACCCTGTTGATCGGTCCGGGCCTTGGTACCGTTTTTCATGAGTGGCTGCACAGCTGGTACCAGATGATGCTGGGTACCAACGAAAGTTTGTATGCCTGGATGGATGAAGGATTTACCAGTTACGCAGAAGACCTGGTTACTAAATTCTACAATAAAAAATCATCCCTCCAGGGGTTCCGGGAGGCTTTGCAAAGGAATCCGAACAATAAAAACCTGAAAGACCTGGTGGATATCTCTCCCGAAGATCACGGCAGTGCGTATGCCGGTTATTTTTCGCTGGCCAAAAGCGGTTTTGAAGAACCAATGACCACACACAGCGATCACTACAATTCAAATTATGGATATGGTGTTGCAGCCTATTCCAAGGGAGAAGTGTTCATGGAGCAGTTGGGATATATAGTAGGTGCCGACGTAAGGAACAGGATCCTGCTGGAATATTATAAACAATGGCGTTTCAAACATCCCAATTCAAATGATCTTATCCGCGTAGCTGAACAGGTGAGTGGTATTCAATTGGACTGGTACAAAGAATACTGGGTGAATACCACCAAAACAATTGATTACAAGATCGACAGCCTCTGGGAAGAAAGCGGCGTTTCCCGGATCAGGCTGCGCCGGGTTGGACAAATGCCCATGCCCATCGACCTGCAGCTGACCTTTAAAGACGGCAGTACCGAAATGGTATATGTGCCATTGAACCTGATGTTCGGGGTAAAACCTAATGAGAATGGATCGCAGAAAAGGGAAATAGCGGACGAATGGAGGTGGACACATCCAACCTATATTGTTGAAATGAAGAAAAGGCTTATGGATATAAAAGCAGTTGAGATCGATCCTTCGAAAAGAATGGCTGATGTTGACCGGAAAAACAATTTGCTGGAGCTGAACTGGTAA
- a CDS encoding nitroreductase family protein, which produces MKNIKLINGYPFTRYSRDLYSTDEMTGRSASFAAWMDKRRTCRDFSDRPVPREVIENIIWAASTAPSGAHKQPWTFCVVSDPGIKSQIRMAAEKEEKESYEGRMSPEWLKDLAPIGTGWEKPFLETAPYLLIVFKRSYEFENNGFKHQNYYVTESVGLACGFLLAAVHHAGLVALTHTPSPMNFLSRILNRPENEKPFLLIPVGFPADECWVPDLKRKELNAVAEFYE; this is translated from the coding sequence ATGAAAAACATAAAACTGATAAATGGCTATCCCTTTACAAGATACAGCAGGGACCTCTACAGCACGGATGAAATGACCGGCCGGTCTGCATCCTTTGCAGCCTGGATGGATAAGCGGAGAACATGCCGGGATTTTTCTGACAGGCCCGTACCCAGGGAAGTAATTGAAAACATCATATGGGCTGCATCCACCGCTCCGAGTGGTGCCCATAAACAACCCTGGACCTTTTGCGTGGTAAGCGACCCCGGAATAAAATCTCAAATAAGGATGGCTGCTGAAAAAGAAGAAAAAGAAAGCTATGAAGGAAGAATGAGTCCGGAATGGCTGAAAGACCTTGCTCCCATCGGCACCGGCTGGGAAAAACCTTTTTTAGAGACTGCCCCGTATTTACTGATTGTTTTTAAACGCAGCTATGAATTTGAGAACAATGGCTTTAAGCACCAGAATTATTATGTGACTGAAAGTGTCGGGTTAGCCTGCGGGTTTTTACTGGCCGCTGTTCACCATGCGGGCCTGGTGGCACTTACGCATACCCCTTCGCCCATGAATTTTTTAAGCAGGATACTCAACAGGCCCGAAAATGAAAAACCCTTTCTATTGATCCCGGTAGGTTTTCCGGCAGATGAATGCTGGGTGCCTGACCTGAAAAGAAAGGAGTTGAATGCGGTGGCCGAATTCTATGAATAG
- the rsmI gene encoding 16S rRNA (cytidine(1402)-2'-O)-methyltransferase, translated as MLYIVPSPIGNLADITFRAIDVLRSVDLILAEDTRTSTVLLNHYQVQKPITPYHQHNEHKILAHLTEQLAGGKTMALVTDAGTPGISDPAFLLVRECIKNDIRVECLPGATAFVPALVNSGLPMNSFCFEGFLPLKKGRQTMLKKLAEEERTMIFYESPMRLIKTLHEFIGYFGPGRQCCVSRELTKKFEENRRGTLQEVHDHFNTKPVKGEIVIVVEGKE; from the coding sequence ATGCTATACATCGTTCCTTCCCCCATAGGTAATCTTGCCGACATCACATTCAGGGCCATTGATGTTTTAAGATCTGTTGATCTCATTCTTGCGGAAGATACCCGTACCTCTACTGTTTTATTGAATCATTACCAGGTACAGAAACCAATAACTCCTTATCACCAGCATAATGAGCATAAGATACTTGCCCATTTGACAGAACAGCTTGCTGGAGGTAAAACAATGGCCCTGGTCACCGATGCAGGCACACCCGGTATCAGCGACCCGGCTTTTTTGCTTGTCAGGGAATGCATAAAGAATGATATCAGGGTGGAATGCCTGCCCGGCGCCACGGCGTTTGTTCCGGCATTGGTAAACAGCGGCCTTCCCATGAACAGCTTTTGTTTTGAAGGATTTCTTCCTTTGAAAAAAGGAAGACAAACGATGTTGAAAAAACTGGCTGAAGAAGAGCGGACAATGATCTTTTATGAAAGCCCCATGCGGCTGATAAAGACCCTCCATGAGTTTATCGGGTACTTCGGCCCGGGGAGGCAGTGCTGTGTAAGCCGGGAGCTTACCAAAAAATTTGAGGAGAACAGGCGGGGAACTTTGCAGGAGGTACATGATCATTTCAATACAAAACCTGTAAAGGGAGAGATCGTGATCGTTGTGGAAGGGAAAGAATGA
- the purS gene encoding phosphoribosylformylglycinamidine synthase subunit PurS, with protein MIFTVQIKVMPLKDLLDPQGKAVMGGLQNLGLNTISDVRIGKHIDLQVDAASREAAMEAGEEAAKKLLANPVMEVFEVAIK; from the coding sequence ATGATATTTACAGTTCAGATAAAAGTGATGCCCCTGAAAGACCTTCTCGATCCGCAGGGTAAAGCGGTAATGGGTGGCCTGCAGAATTTAGGATTGAATACCATTTCCGATGTACGGATCGGTAAGCACATCGATCTGCAGGTGGATGCAGCCAGCAGGGAAGCGGCAATGGAAGCAGGTGAAGAAGCTGCAAAAAAGCTACTGGCCAATCCTGTGATGGAAGTGTTTGAAGTAGCCATAAAGTAA